From Micromonospora echinaurantiaca:
CCGAGCCAGCGCGGAGGTCAACCGGCCGGGCGGGCGCGCAAGCCGTCCAGCAGGAGGGTGACGACCGCGTCGAAGTCGTCGTCGAGGTCGGGTTCGGCCCAGTCGGCGACGTGCGCCGGGTGGTGGAACCGCGCGGTGGCCTGGAGCAGGGCGCGGGCGGCCAGCGCGGGGTCGGCGACGCCGAATTCGCCGGCCGCCACCCCGTCGGCGACGACGATCGCGAGCTGCCCGGCCAGCTCGTCCAGGTGTCGTGCGACCACCGTGCGGGACTGGGTGGCCAGTTGCTGGAAGTTGTCGAACAGCTCCGGGTCCTCGCGCGCGATCCGGCGCTTGGTGCCACTCAGCTCGGCCAGCCAGCGGCGTAGCCGGGCCGGCGCGGGGTCGTCGGCGGTGGCCACCGCGACCAGCGGGGTGGAGACCCGGGCCAGCCAGCGTTCGGCGACCGCGTCGCGCAGCGCGGCCTTGCTCGGGAAGTGCCGGTAGACGCTGCCGTGGCTGACCCCGAGCGCCCGGGCGACGTCCAGCACGGTCGCCTTGGCCGGGCCGAACCGGCGCAGCACCTCCTCGGCCGTGTCGAGGATGCGCTCGGCGGTGAGGATCGACGGGTCGGTCATCAGCACAGCCTCCCTGACGGCGTGACCGGCCGGGACGCGGCCCCCACCCGGGGTCGCGTCCCGGTCGCGGGCTCACGACCGCTCGCTGTCCAGGTGCGCCATCTGCGCCTCGTCGTACCGGCCGCCGGCCACCTCCTCGACCGGCACGGCGGCCTCGATCGCGGCGAGGTCGTCGGCGCCCAGGCCGACCTCGAGCGCGCCCAGTGCCTCGGCCAGCCGGTCCCGCCGCCGTGCGCCGACCAGCGGCACGATGTCCTCGCCGCGGGAGAGCACCCAGGCGATGGCGATCTGCGCGACCGTGACGCCTTTGGCCTCGGCGACCTTGCGCAGGGCGTCGACCAGGGCCAGGTTGCGGTCCAGGTTCTCGCCGGTGAAGCGGGGCAGGTAGGTCCGGAAGTCGGTGGGCCCGGTGCCCCGTCCGGCCGTCCAGTGCCCGCTGATCAAACCCCGGGACAGCACCCCGTACGCGGTGACCCCGACGCCGAGTTCGCGGGCGACCGGGAGGATCTCGGTCTCGATGCCCCGGGAGATCAGGGAGTACTCGATCTGGAGGTCGGTGATCGGGTGCACGGCGTGCGCCCGGCGCAGCGATTCGGCACTCACCTCGGAGAGGCCGATGTGCCGGACGTGGCCGGCGGTGACCAGGTCGGCCAGCGTCCCGACGACGTCCTCGACCGGGACGTCCGGGGACAGCCGGGCCGGCCGGTAGATGTCGACGTGGTCGGTGCCCAGCCGGCGCAGGGTGTACGCCAGGAAGTTCTTGATCGCGGCCGGCCGCAGGTCGATGCCGTTCCAGCCGCCCTCGACGTCGCGCAGCGCGCCGAACTTGACGCTGATCACCGCGTTGTCCCGGTTCCGGCCGCGCAGCGCGTCGCGGAGCAGCATCTCGTTGTGGCCCATGCCGTAGAAGTCGCCGGTGTCGAGCAGGGTCACGCCGGCGTCGAGTGCGGCGTGGACGGTGGCGATGCTCTCGGCCTCGTCGGCGGCGCCGTACAGGTCCGACATACCCATCAGGCCGAGCCCGAGGCGGGAGACGGTCGGGCCGGTGGTGCCGAGTGTGCGGGTGTCCATGGGTGCGTCCTCTCACCGTGGTGGTTGACGCGATCGACGCTACATCGTCCGGGTGACAGATTCCAGATTTTGTCAGTCCAACGCATGAGGCGCCGCTCACAGGCGGTACTTCAACGAGGTGGACGCGCTAATCGCCGTCGACGCGGCGGTCCCGCTTGCGCTGCGACTGGCGCTTCTTCTCGGCCAGCCGACGCTCCTTGGCCCTCCGGGACGGCCGGGTCGGCCGGCGTGGCGGGGGCGGTGGGGCCACCGCCTCGCGCAGCAGGGCGACCAGCCGCTCCCGGGCGGCCTCCCGGTTGGCCAGCTGCGCGCGGTGCTCGCTGGCGGCGATGGTGAGCACACCGTCGACCAGCCGGTTGGCCAGCCGCTCCAGGGCGCGCGCCCGCAGCGACGCCGGCACGCTCGGCGACGAGCCGAGGTCGAAGCTCAACTCGACCCGGGAGTCGGCGGTGTTCACCCCCTGACCGCCGGGCCCGGACGAGCGGGAGAAGCGTTCCCGCAGCTCACCGGCGGGGACGACCCACCGGTCGGTCACCCGCAGTCCGTCGTCCACTCCTTGAGGCTAGCGGCCCGACCGCCCGCCGGTTGTGGCTCGGGGGTGGGCGACCGGCTAGCGGCCGGGGCGCCCGCTGGGCGTGACACTCGGGGTGGGCGACGGTTGCGCCGACTCGTCGTCGGCGCCGACCGCCGCGTACGCGACCGCGCCGACCAGCAGCAGGGCGATCACGCCGATCTTCGTGGTGACCGCCCGGATCAGCAGCCACGCGGCGCGACGCGCGCCGGGCACGCTCTTCTTGATGGTCTGGTAGTCGGCCCAACTTCGACGAGCGCGGGCGTACGCCGACCCCACCCCGCACCCGATGACCAGGCCCACCAGCAGGAGGACCGCGATGAGAGGACGCTCCACCCACGCCAGTATCCATACTCAGCGTAATATTTCCATGGCCCGATCATTTCGCGCCGGGTATCCGACACTTCCCGCTTTCCCAGCATGGCCCGCCGGCCCCGGCCGGCACGGCCGACCGGGCCGCCGGGCCGGCACACGCCCGGCGGGCGGCCGGGCCTCAGCCGCCCTTGCCGATGATGGTGTCGGCGGTCTGCTGCACCTGGTCGATCGGGATGGCGAAGCCGATGCCGATCGAGCCGTTGCCGTCGATGGTGGCGATGGCCGTGTTCACCCCGACCACCTCGCCGCGCGCGTTGACCAGCGGACCGCC
This genomic window contains:
- a CDS encoding TetR/AcrR family transcriptional regulator, whose amino-acid sequence is MTDPSILTAERILDTAEEVLRRFGPAKATVLDVARALGVSHGSVYRHFPSKAALRDAVAERWLARVSTPLVAVATADDPAPARLRRWLAELSGTKRRIAREDPELFDNFQQLATQSRTVVARHLDELAGQLAIVVADGVAAGEFGVADPALAARALLQATARFHHPAHVADWAEPDLDDDFDAVVTLLLDGLRARPAG
- the arfB gene encoding alternative ribosome rescue aminoacyl-tRNA hydrolase ArfB, with the translated sequence MDDGLRVTDRWVVPAGELRERFSRSSGPGGQGVNTADSRVELSFDLGSSPSVPASLRARALERLANRLVDGVLTIAASEHRAQLANREAARERLVALLREAVAPPPPPRRPTRPSRRAKERRLAEKKRQSQRKRDRRVDGD
- a CDS encoding aldo/keto reductase, producing MDTRTLGTTGPTVSRLGLGLMGMSDLYGAADEAESIATVHAALDAGVTLLDTGDFYGMGHNEMLLRDALRGRNRDNAVISVKFGALRDVEGGWNGIDLRPAAIKNFLAYTLRRLGTDHVDIYRPARLSPDVPVEDVVGTLADLVTAGHVRHIGLSEVSAESLRRAHAVHPITDLQIEYSLISRGIETEILPVARELGVGVTAYGVLSRGLISGHWTAGRGTGPTDFRTYLPRFTGENLDRNLALVDALRKVAEAKGVTVAQIAIAWVLSRGEDIVPLVGARRRDRLAEALGALEVGLGADDLAAIEAAVPVEEVAGGRYDEAQMAHLDSERS